The Limnochorda sp. LNt genome includes a region encoding these proteins:
- a CDS encoding bifunctional acetate--CoA ligase family protein/GNAT family N-acetyltransferase produces MWRVIPQARGFREHALLRDGSWVLLRVAGPDDAPAVRDLLERVSPASRRLRFLGGVGQVSLAWVEELCQPPDRDRACLLAVWGEGEAARVVGVGNYVALPGRNTAEVAFLVDDAFQGRGIGTLLLERLAGMAAGQGLVGFEADVLAENRLMVEVFQRSGFQVRQALEGGTLHVEFPVSGSAAAWERAELRERIATANSLVPLLRPRAVAVIGASRDPDSVGGMVFRYALAAGFTGTIYPVNREASSVHGVRAYPSVESLPEPVDLAIVAVPADEAIGVARACVRAGTRALVVLTAGFAESGPEGAARQRELVETVRAWGARMLGPNCMGLINTDPRVRLNASLAPELAPRGRIGFFSHSGALGLAILSYAAERGLGFSTFVSAGNRADVSGNDLLAYWDEDPETDLVMLYLETFGNPRRFARLARRVSARKPVLCVKSARSSAGSRAAAAHIGATAQGDVEVDALFRQAGVIRADTLEEMFDVAVLLAHQPLPGGRGVAIVSNSGGVATICADACEGRGLSLSGPGVVDLGPLSGASAYERAVLEALSDPSVDAVIAIFACVAGCDPDAVARAIRRRRRGPSGGPGWPNRCCCVGWASRGPCRWPGTSAPSPPTGFPSRRPSRWRGPPSTRRTVAGLPAVPSSSTTWTPAVRVVWWRGGWRGPATGRWSRTRRGSAT; encoded by the coding sequence GTGTGGCGGGTCATCCCGCAGGCGCGAGGCTTCCGCGAGCACGCGTTGCTCCGCGACGGCTCGTGGGTGCTGTTGCGAGTCGCCGGCCCCGATGACGCCCCGGCCGTGCGGGACCTCCTGGAAAGGGTCTCGCCGGCCAGCCGGCGGCTGCGCTTCTTGGGCGGGGTCGGCCAGGTGAGCCTGGCCTGGGTCGAGGAGCTCTGCCAGCCCCCGGACCGAGACCGCGCCTGCCTGCTGGCGGTGTGGGGCGAGGGGGAGGCCGCCCGGGTGGTGGGCGTCGGCAACTACGTGGCGTTGCCGGGCCGCAACACGGCCGAGGTGGCGTTCCTGGTCGACGACGCCTTCCAGGGGCGCGGCATCGGCACGCTGCTCTTGGAGCGGCTGGCCGGGATGGCGGCCGGTCAGGGGCTGGTCGGATTCGAGGCCGACGTGCTGGCCGAAAACCGCCTCATGGTGGAGGTCTTCCAACGGTCGGGCTTCCAGGTGCGCCAGGCCCTGGAGGGCGGCACCCTGCACGTCGAATTCCCCGTGAGCGGGAGCGCGGCGGCCTGGGAGCGGGCCGAGCTGCGCGAGCGCATCGCCACTGCCAACTCGCTGGTGCCCCTGCTGCGTCCGCGCGCCGTCGCGGTCATCGGGGCGTCGCGTGACCCCGACAGCGTCGGGGGCATGGTCTTTCGCTACGCCCTGGCGGCGGGCTTCACGGGCACCATCTACCCGGTCAACCGCGAGGCGTCATCGGTGCACGGCGTACGGGCCTACCCATCGGTGGAGTCGTTGCCCGAGCCCGTCGACCTGGCCATCGTGGCCGTCCCGGCCGACGAGGCGATCGGGGTGGCTCGCGCCTGCGTGCGCGCCGGCACCCGGGCGCTGGTGGTGCTGACCGCGGGCTTCGCCGAGAGCGGCCCCGAGGGGGCGGCTCGCCAGCGGGAGCTGGTGGAGACGGTGCGGGCCTGGGGTGCCCGCATGCTGGGCCCCAACTGCATGGGCCTCATCAACACCGACCCCCGGGTGCGCCTCAACGCCAGCCTCGCCCCCGAGCTGGCTCCCAGGGGGCGCATCGGCTTCTTCTCCCACTCGGGGGCGCTGGGCCTCGCGATCCTCTCCTACGCGGCCGAGCGTGGACTGGGCTTCTCCACCTTCGTCTCGGCGGGCAACCGAGCCGACGTCTCCGGCAACGACCTCCTGGCCTACTGGGACGAGGACCCCGAGACGGACCTGGTCATGCTCTACCTCGAGACCTTCGGCAACCCGCGGCGCTTCGCCCGCCTGGCGCGGCGCGTCAGCGCCCGCAAGCCGGTGCTGTGCGTCAAGAGCGCGCGGAGCTCGGCGGGGAGCCGGGCCGCCGCCGCGCACATCGGCGCCACGGCCCAGGGCGACGTGGAGGTCGACGCGCTCTTCCGGCAGGCCGGGGTCATCCGGGCCGACACGCTGGAGGAGATGTTCGACGTCGCCGTGCTGCTGGCTCACCAGCCGCTCCCCGGGGGACGGGGGGTGGCCATCGTCAGCAACTCGGGCGGCGTGGCCACCATCTGCGCGGACGCGTGCGAAGGGAGGGGACTTTCGCTCTCGGGCCCGGGCGTGGTCGATCTGGGGCCCCTGTCCGGCGCGTCGGCCTACGAGAGGGCCGTGCTCGAGGCGCTGAGCGACCCCTCCGTCGATGCGGTCATCGCCATCTTCGCCTGCGTGGCGGGCTGCGACCCCGACGCCGTGGCGCGCGCCATCCGGCGGCGGCGGCGCGGGCCGAGCGGCGGGCCGGGCTGGCCAAACCGGTGCTGCTGTGTCGGATGGGCGAGCCGAGGGCCGTGCAGGTGGCCGGGCACGAGCGCCCCTTCCCCGCCTACCGGTTTCCCGAGTCGGCGGCCATCGCGCTGGCGAGGGCCGCCGAGTACGCGGCGTACCGTCGCCGGCCTCCCGGCCGTCCCGTCTTCTTCGACGACGTGGACGCCAGCGGTGCGCGTCGTCTGGTGGAGGGGTGGCTGGAGGGGGCCGGCGACGGGGAGGTGGAGCCGGACGCGGCGGGGATCCGCCACCTGA
- a CDS encoding BadF/BadG/BcrA/BcrD ATPase family protein — protein MSRYVLAIDGGATASRAAVVSSDGDVVGHGVGGPCMPLLTPEARERVARHVTRAVEGAVARALERTGESPPLPVAAVWAGLTGLDPGADPVGWLHGVLASLATHVRQAGPVRVSSDLDSAVEGALGPRTPGVLVYAGTGSVAVGRDETGHLHRAGGHGYLIDDRGGGFDIGRMALRAVVRAWDGRGPQTALESSVRSALRVSGWDDLRRAVYGAANPKAVIASLAPLVTDAAQRGDTVAQAILRDAAVELAELAVAVLRRLPVGRSDAAVDVRFAGGVFSSDPLRLAFAEAVTDRLSRAHVAPGLLPPLGGAALLALDAAGLLPAPPMAGAVVQGLRRGLTGT, from the coding sequence GTGAGCCGCTACGTGCTGGCCATCGACGGCGGCGCCACCGCCAGCCGCGCTGCGGTCGTCTCGTCGGATGGCGACGTCGTCGGTCACGGGGTCGGTGGGCCCTGCATGCCGCTGCTGACGCCCGAGGCCCGGGAGCGGGTGGCGCGCCACGTGACGCGCGCCGTGGAGGGAGCCGTGGCCCGCGCCCTTGAGCGCACGGGAGAGTCCCCGCCCCTCCCCGTCGCCGCCGTCTGGGCCGGGCTGACGGGGCTGGACCCCGGCGCCGACCCCGTCGGATGGCTGCACGGCGTGCTGGCCTCGCTCGCCACTCACGTGCGCCAGGCCGGCCCGGTGCGGGTCAGCTCCGATCTCGACAGCGCGGTCGAGGGCGCCCTGGGTCCTCGGACACCAGGCGTCCTGGTCTACGCGGGCACCGGCAGCGTCGCGGTGGGTCGCGACGAGACCGGCCACCTGCATCGGGCCGGGGGGCACGGCTACCTCATCGACGACCGGGGCGGGGGCTTCGACATCGGCCGGATGGCCTTGCGGGCCGTGGTCCGCGCCTGGGATGGCCGTGGGCCCCAGACGGCGCTGGAGTCCTCGGTCCGCTCGGCCCTGCGGGTCTCCGGATGGGACGACCTGCGCCGCGCCGTCTACGGGGCGGCCAACCCCAAGGCGGTCATCGCCTCGCTGGCACCCCTGGTCACCGACGCGGCGCAGCGCGGCGACACGGTGGCCCAGGCCATCCTGCGGGACGCCGCCGTCGAGCTGGCGGAGCTGGCCGTGGCCGTCCTCCGACGCCTGCCGGTGGGCCGCAGCGACGCTGCCGTCGACGTGCGCTTCGCCGGCGGGGTCTTCTCGAGCGATCCGTTGCGCCTGGCCTTCGCCGAGGCCGTCACGGACCGGCTTTCGCGGGCGCACGTGGCCCCCGGGCTGCTCCCCCCGCTGGGAGGCGCCGCCCTGCTGGCCCTGGACGCCGCCGGGCTCTTGCCCGCGCCGCCGATGGCCGGCGCCGTCGTGCAGGGGCTGCGCCGGGGCCTGACGGGCACTTAG
- a CDS encoding alpha/beta fold hydrolase — MPVKSGRLLCWRWGSGPDLVVLPGIMEALLERRALAGLMQRLWGVAARRYRLTLLSAREAVPPGFTTEQMAQDVAEAVAVLGLDVRLTVGMDAGGLVAQWLGVRWPQQAGALALISTPLAGRTPDGMARFLDHLERLLRADSWLEAFEHATAVYLDPALRHRARLPLALLRRWGRPAEMQRGIRLLTAYRHHDMCHASAPLQVPVLQVAGGMDPLVGQEPPGAPGKTDGPVGGSLRPSRQVWLAGEHGAHLHYWEIVLAELERFEQERRLATARSVAS; from the coding sequence GTGCCCGTCAAGAGCGGACGCTTGCTTTGCTGGCGTTGGGGCTCCGGTCCCGACCTCGTAGTGCTGCCGGGCATCATGGAGGCGTTGCTGGAGCGGCGGGCGTTGGCCGGCTTGATGCAACGGCTCTGGGGCGTCGCCGCTCGCCGCTACCGCCTGACACTGCTGTCGGCCCGGGAGGCGGTGCCACCGGGCTTCACCACCGAGCAGATGGCCCAAGACGTGGCGGAGGCCGTCGCCGTCCTGGGCCTCGACGTGCGCCTCACCGTCGGCATGGATGCAGGCGGGCTCGTCGCCCAGTGGCTCGGGGTGCGCTGGCCGCAGCAGGCGGGTGCACTCGCCCTCATCTCGACCCCTCTGGCCGGGCGGACCCCCGACGGCATGGCGCGCTTCCTCGATCACCTGGAGCGCCTGCTTCGCGCCGACAGCTGGCTGGAGGCTTTCGAGCACGCGACGGCCGTCTACCTCGACCCGGCCCTGCGCCACCGGGCACGACTGCCGCTGGCCCTGCTGCGGCGGTGGGGCCGCCCCGCCGAGATGCAGCGGGGCATCCGCCTGCTGACCGCCTATCGCCACCACGACATGTGCCACGCCTCCGCCCCGCTGCAGGTGCCCGTGTTGCAGGTCGCGGGCGGGATGGATCCCCTGGTGGGCCAGGAGCCCCCCGGCGCTCCCGGTAAGACCGACGGCCCCGTGGGCGGATCGTTGAGGCCCTCCCGGCAGGTCTGGCTGGCCGGCGAGCACGGGGCCCATCTCCACTATTGGGAGATCGTCCTGGCCGAGCTCGAGCGGTTCGAGCAGGAGAGACGGCTGGCCACCGCAAGGAGCGTGGCCTCGTGA
- the groL gene encoding chaperonin GroEL (60 kDa chaperone family; promotes refolding of misfolded polypeptides especially under stressful conditions; forms two stacked rings of heptamers to form a barrel-shaped 14mer; ends can be capped by GroES; misfolded proteins enter the barrel where they are refolded when GroES binds) — translation MAAKQLAFDIEARRALERGVSTVANAVKVTLGPKGRNVVLEKKYGSPVITKDGVTVAKEIELKDPYENMGAQLCREVASKTNDIAGDGTTTATVLAQAIVLEGMKNVAAGANPMLVKRGIDKAVAAAVEEIKRIAIPVKDKNDIAHVASIAGNDPEIGQLIAEAMDKVGKDGVITVEESKGTQTTVEVVEGMEFDKGYISPYFVTNPEAMEAELEDPFILLHEKKISNVHDLLPLLEKVVQAGRPLLIIAEDIEGEALATLVVNKIRGTLNTCAVKAPGFGDRRKAMMEDIAILTGGTFISEDLGIKLENVGLDMLGRARRVRVGKEKTTIIEGQGDRRKIQARIEQIKKQIEETDSDYDREKLQERLAKLAGGVAVIKVGAATETELKEKKHRIEDAVNATRAAVEEGIVPGGGVTYINALPALEKVDASGDELVGVNIVKRALLEPARQIAVNAGLEGSVIVERTRSEKPGWGLNALTGEFVDMVASGIVDPAKVTRTALENAGSIAGMVLTTEALISEIPEKEKKAPYPPGGDMDY, via the coding sequence ATGGCTGCCAAGCAGCTCGCGTTTGACATCGAGGCCCGTCGGGCCCTCGAGCGGGGCGTCAGCACCGTGGCCAACGCGGTCAAGGTGACGCTGGGCCCCAAGGGCCGCAACGTCGTGCTGGAGAAGAAGTACGGCTCCCCCGTCATCACCAAGGACGGCGTCACCGTCGCCAAGGAGATCGAGCTCAAGGATCCCTATGAGAACATGGGCGCCCAGCTCTGCCGCGAGGTGGCGTCCAAGACCAACGACATCGCTGGCGACGGCACCACCACCGCGACGGTCCTGGCCCAGGCCATCGTGCTCGAAGGCATGAAGAACGTCGCCGCGGGCGCCAACCCCATGCTGGTCAAGCGGGGCATCGACAAGGCGGTCGCCGCCGCGGTCGAGGAGATCAAGCGGATCGCCATCCCCGTCAAGGACAAGAACGACATCGCCCACGTGGCCTCCATCGCCGGCAACGATCCCGAGATCGGCCAGCTCATCGCCGAGGCCATGGACAAGGTGGGCAAGGACGGGGTCATCACCGTCGAGGAGTCCAAGGGCACCCAGACGACCGTCGAGGTCGTCGAGGGGATGGAGTTCGACAAGGGCTACATCTCTCCGTACTTCGTCACCAACCCCGAGGCGATGGAGGCGGAGCTGGAGGACCCCTTCATCCTCCTCCATGAGAAGAAGATCTCCAACGTGCACGACCTGCTGCCCCTGCTGGAGAAGGTCGTGCAGGCCGGCCGACCGCTGCTCATCATCGCCGAGGACATCGAGGGCGAGGCCCTGGCCACCCTGGTCGTCAACAAGATCCGCGGCACCCTCAACACCTGTGCGGTCAAGGCGCCCGGCTTCGGCGATCGCCGCAAGGCCATGATGGAGGACATCGCCATCCTGACGGGCGGCACCTTCATCTCCGAGGACCTGGGCATCAAGCTGGAGAACGTCGGTCTCGACATGCTGGGGCGGGCCCGGCGGGTGCGGGTCGGCAAGGAGAAGACCACCATCATCGAGGGCCAGGGCGACCGCCGCAAGATCCAGGCCCGCATCGAGCAGATCAAGAAGCAGATCGAGGAGACCGACTCCGACTACGACCGGGAGAAGCTGCAGGAGCGTCTCGCCAAGCTGGCCGGCGGCGTAGCCGTCATCAAGGTCGGTGCGGCCACCGAGACGGAGCTCAAGGAGAAGAAGCACCGCATCGAGGACGCGGTCAACGCGACCCGGGCGGCCGTCGAGGAAGGCATCGTGCCCGGCGGCGGCGTCACCTACATCAACGCGCTGCCGGCCCTGGAGAAGGTGGACGCCAGCGGCGACGAGCTGGTGGGCGTCAACATCGTCAAGCGGGCGCTCTTGGAGCCGGCTCGCCAGATCGCCGTCAACGCGGGCCTCGAGGGCTCGGTCATCGTGGAGCGCACCCGCTCCGAGAAGCCGGGCTGGGGCCTCAATGCGCTGACGGGTGAGTTCGTCGACATGGTGGCGTCGGGGATCGTGGACCCGGCCAAGGTGACCCGCACCGCCCTCGAGAACGCCGGGAGCATCGCCGGCATGGTGCTGACCACCGAGGCCCTCATCTCCGAGATCCCCGAGAAGGAGAAGAAGGCCCCCTACCCGCCGGGCGGTGACATGGATTACTGA
- the groES gene encoding co-chaperone GroES, with protein sequence MAEIRPLGDRVLVKPIEQEERTKGGIVLPDTAKEKPQMGEVIAVGTGRLLENGQRVPLEVKVGDRIIYAKYGGTEVKLDGVEYLILRESDILAVHNEK encoded by the coding sequence ATGGCAGAGATCCGCCCGCTCGGCGATCGCGTCCTGGTCAAGCCCATCGAGCAAGAGGAGCGCACCAAGGGAGGGATCGTGCTGCCCGACACCGCGAAGGAGAAGCCCCAGATGGGCGAAGTCATCGCGGTGGGCACGGGCCGCCTGCTGGAGAACGGCCAGCGGGTGCCTCTGGAGGTCAAGGTCGGCGACCGCATCATCTACGCCAAGTACGGCGGCACCGAAGTGAAGCTCGACGGTGTCGAGTACCTGATCCTCCGGGAGAGCGACATCCTGGCCGTCCACAACGAGAAGTGA
- the arcC gene encoding carbamate kinase yields MQETLVVALGGNAILRPGQRGTAEEQRDNLRQTGRQLVRLIQRGHRVVVTHGNGPQVGAILLQQEAGQARGVAAMPLDVCGAQSQGLLGYLVQQTLYNELVRANIEKSVVTLVTQTVVDPGDPAFSRPTKPIGPFYTEDEARALAQRTGHVYVEDAGRGWRRVVPSPDPVAIVEAQTIRDLVEAGVVVIAVGGGGIPVVREAGYSLTGVEAVIDKDLAASRLAVQMQADRLLVLTDVPWVYLGYRTPRQRPLTRVTVAEARRYMEAGEFAPGSMGPKVRACVEFVERTGRPAVITALERLEGAVYGGEGTTFVP; encoded by the coding sequence ATGCAGGAGACGCTGGTGGTGGCGCTGGGGGGCAACGCGATCCTGCGGCCCGGCCAGCGCGGCACCGCCGAGGAGCAGCGCGACAATCTGCGCCAGACGGGGCGCCAGCTGGTGCGCCTCATCCAGCGTGGCCACCGGGTCGTCGTGACCCACGGCAACGGGCCCCAGGTGGGGGCCATCCTCCTGCAGCAGGAGGCGGGGCAGGCGCGCGGCGTCGCCGCCATGCCGCTGGACGTCTGCGGAGCCCAGAGCCAGGGGCTGCTGGGCTACCTGGTCCAGCAGACCCTCTACAACGAGCTCGTGCGGGCCAACATCGAGAAGAGCGTCGTCACCCTCGTGACCCAGACCGTCGTAGATCCGGGCGACCCCGCCTTCTCGCGTCCCACCAAGCCCATCGGGCCCTTCTACACCGAGGACGAGGCGCGAGCGCTGGCCCAACGGACGGGTCACGTCTACGTGGAGGACGCCGGGCGGGGGTGGCGGCGGGTGGTGCCGTCGCCCGACCCCGTGGCCATCGTCGAGGCGCAGACCATCCGGGACCTGGTCGAGGCGGGCGTGGTGGTCATCGCGGTGGGGGGCGGGGGGATCCCCGTCGTGCGGGAGGCGGGATATTCGCTAACAGGTGTCGAAGCTGTCATCGACAAGGACCTGGCCGCGTCCCGCCTGGCGGTCCAGATGCAGGCCGACCGGCTGCTGGTGCTGACCGACGTGCCGTGGGTCTACCTGGGCTACCGCACGCCCCGGCAGCGACCGCTGACCCGGGTGACCGTCGCCGAGGCCCGCCGCTACATGGAGGCGGGGGAGTTCGCCCCGGGCAGCATGGGGCCCAAGGTGCGGGCCTGCGTCGAGTTCGTGGAGCGGACGGGGCGGCCGGCCGTCATCACGGCGCTCGAGCGGTTGGAAGGAGCCGTCTACGGCGGCGAGGGGACCACCTTCGTCCCGTAG
- the mdh gene encoding malate dehydrogenase — protein sequence MRAKVTIVGAGNVGATTAHWLAMRGLADIVLVDVVEGVPQGKALDLQEAAPVMGFDVRIVGTNGYEETRGSQVVVITAGIARKPGMSRDDLLKTNAGIIEQVCREIKRYAPDAYVIVVSNPVDVLTYAAWRYLGWETRRVMGMAGVLDSTRFRTFLALELGISVKDVSAFVLGGHGDQMVPLVRYSYAGGIPVEKLIPKERLDAIVERTRKGGGEIVELLKTGSAYYAPGASVAEMVEAILLDQRRLLPAIAYLDGEFGHHGIYVGVPVILGGRGVERVVEIELTPEEREAFARSVEAVRGPLETLTLP from the coding sequence GTGCGAGCCAAGGTGACCATCGTCGGAGCTGGGAACGTGGGCGCGACCACCGCTCACTGGCTGGCCATGCGAGGTCTGGCCGACATCGTGTTGGTGGACGTCGTCGAGGGGGTGCCCCAGGGCAAGGCGCTGGACCTGCAGGAGGCGGCGCCGGTGATGGGCTTTGACGTGCGCATCGTCGGGACCAACGGGTACGAGGAGACCCGTGGCTCCCAGGTGGTCGTCATCACGGCCGGCATCGCCCGCAAGCCCGGCATGAGCCGGGACGACCTGCTCAAGACCAACGCGGGCATCATCGAGCAGGTCTGCCGGGAGATCAAACGTTACGCCCCTGACGCCTACGTCATCGTCGTCAGCAACCCGGTCGACGTGCTGACCTACGCGGCGTGGCGCTACCTGGGATGGGAGACCCGCCGGGTGATGGGCATGGCCGGGGTGCTGGACTCGACCCGCTTTCGGACCTTCCTGGCCCTGGAGCTGGGCATCTCGGTCAAGGACGTCAGCGCCTTCGTCCTGGGGGGGCACGGCGACCAGATGGTGCCGCTGGTGCGCTACTCGTACGCCGGCGGCATCCCCGTGGAGAAGCTGATCCCCAAGGAGCGCCTCGACGCCATCGTCGAGCGCACCCGCAAGGGCGGCGGCGAGATCGTCGAGCTGCTCAAGACGGGCAGCGCCTACTACGCCCCGGGGGCCTCGGTGGCGGAGATGGTGGAGGCCATCCTGCTGGACCAGCGGCGCCTGCTGCCGGCCATCGCCTACCTGGACGGCGAGTTCGGCCATCACGGCATCTACGTGGGCGTGCCCGTCATCCTGGGCGGGCGCGGGGTCGAGCGGGTCGTCGAGATCGAGCTGACGCCCGAGGAGCGGGAGGCCTTCGCCCGGTCCGTGGAGGCGGTGCGCGGGCCCCTCGAGACCCTGACGCTCCCGTAA
- a CDS encoding phosphosulfolactate synthase: MATDGAPPREGLAAAPSMTGGPAYPSASPLWRTCFGGEGAWRPGGARGDAGARAGHRVTMVIDKGTPLGYFLDLLEVAAPHVRFWKLAFGSALLYEPEQVRARVERARQRGVEVYAGGTLLEIARTMGDAGATLEQMARLGLRWVEISDGTFPLTPDRRAALIGQALDHGFAVITEVGSKDPSHRFMPEAAAAQVEADLDAGACFVLVEARDSGQGIGVYDPQGRLDRRVWQALWERLSRPDRVIWEAPRADQQRELMSLLGPDVNLGNVQVGDVLTLASMRWGLRSDTIRVWTAGRDGSTGDGQAGRRRVDGALRQG, encoded by the coding sequence ATGGCGACGGACGGCGCGCCGCCGCGGGAGGGGCTCGCGGCGGCGCCTTCGATGACGGGGGGGCCGGCGTATCCTTCGGCGAGCCCCCTGTGGCGCACGTGCTTCGGGGGCGAGGGCGCCTGGCGCCCCGGCGGGGCGAGGGGCGACGCGGGGGCGCGCGCAGGGCACCGCGTGACGATGGTCATCGACAAGGGGACGCCCCTCGGCTACTTCCTGGATCTGCTGGAGGTGGCCGCCCCGCACGTGCGGTTCTGGAAGCTGGCCTTCGGCTCGGCGCTGCTCTACGAGCCGGAGCAGGTGAGGGCCCGGGTCGAGCGAGCCCGGCAGCGGGGGGTCGAGGTGTACGCAGGCGGCACCCTGCTGGAGATCGCCCGGACCATGGGCGACGCAGGGGCCACCCTGGAGCAGATGGCGCGGCTGGGGCTGCGATGGGTCGAGATCTCCGACGGCACCTTCCCCCTGACGCCGGACCGCCGAGCGGCGCTGATCGGACAGGCGCTCGACCACGGCTTCGCCGTCATCACGGAGGTGGGCAGCAAGGATCCGTCCCACCGCTTCATGCCCGAGGCGGCAGCGGCGCAGGTGGAGGCGGATCTGGACGCCGGGGCCTGCTTCGTGCTGGTCGAGGCCCGTGACAGCGGGCAGGGCATCGGGGTCTACGACCCGCAGGGCAGGCTCGACCGGAGGGTGTGGCAGGCGCTGTGGGAGCGACTGAGCCGGCCCGACCGGGTCATCTGGGAGGCGCCACGGGCCGACCAGCAGCGGGAGCTGATGAGCCTGCTGGGGCCCGACGTCAACCTGGGCAACGTCCAGGTCGGCGACGTGCTGACGCTGGCCTCCATGCGCTGGGGGTTGCGGTCCGATACCATCCGGGTCTGGACGGCCGGCCGGGACGGCTCGACCGGAGATGGCCAGGCCGGGCGCCGTCGCGTTGACGGGGCTTTGCGCCAAGGGTAA
- a CDS encoding Mrp/NBP35 family ATP-binding protein yields the protein MVTREQVVDALRSVIDPELHRSIVDLQMVKDVRIRDGLVEVDVVLTVPGCPLRHRIEQDVRGQVSRVPGVREVRVQLGEMTEAERQALVNRLSPRRQARSAILDPTSNTAIIGISSGKGGVGKSTVTVNLAVALRSLGKRVGVLDADIYGFSVPKLLGIKGRPVVLDGALVPQEAYGLQVISMGSLVEEDTAVVWRGPMLMKALEQFLKDVLWAELDYLLIDMPPGTGDIPISMYQLIPQSYLLVVTTPQPVASVVARRVGRMAEKTNQTILGVIENMAYFICPHCGTKEDIFGSGGGQQIAEMLGVPLLARLPLDTRLRRSGDEGAPLAASDDDPIGRAFVEAARALERRLAEAVPSAPPFIPMPR from the coding sequence ATGGTGACGCGCGAGCAGGTCGTCGATGCGCTCCGCTCCGTCATCGATCCCGAGCTCCACCGCAGCATCGTCGACCTCCAGATGGTCAAGGACGTGCGCATCCGGGACGGCCTGGTCGAAGTCGACGTGGTGTTGACGGTACCCGGCTGCCCTCTGCGCCACCGCATCGAGCAGGACGTACGCGGCCAGGTGAGCCGCGTGCCCGGCGTGAGGGAGGTGCGGGTGCAGCTGGGCGAGATGACCGAGGCGGAGCGCCAGGCCCTGGTCAACCGGCTGAGCCCGCGCCGTCAGGCCCGCTCGGCCATCCTCGATCCGACGTCCAACACCGCCATCATCGGCATCTCCAGCGGCAAGGGCGGCGTCGGCAAGTCGACGGTGACGGTCAACCTGGCAGTCGCCCTGCGCAGCCTGGGCAAGCGCGTCGGCGTGCTGGACGCGGACATCTACGGCTTCAGCGTCCCCAAACTCCTGGGGATCAAGGGTCGGCCCGTGGTGCTCGATGGCGCCCTGGTGCCGCAGGAAGCCTACGGGCTGCAGGTCATCTCCATGGGCTCGCTGGTGGAGGAGGACACCGCGGTCGTCTGGCGGGGCCCCATGCTGATGAAGGCCCTGGAGCAGTTCCTCAAGGACGTGCTATGGGCGGAGCTCGACTACCTGCTCATCGACATGCCACCGGGCACCGGCGACATCCCCATCAGCATGTACCAGCTCATCCCCCAGAGCTACCTGCTGGTGGTGACGACCCCGCAGCCCGTGGCGTCGGTGGTGGCGCGGCGGGTCGGCCGCATGGCCGAGAAGACCAACCAGACCATCCTGGGCGTCATCGAGAACATGGCCTACTTCATCTGCCCCCACTGCGGCACCAAGGAGGATATCTTCGGCAGCGGCGGCGGCCAGCAGATCGCCGAGATGCTGGGGGTGCCCCTGCTGGCCCGGCTCCCGCTCGACACGCGGCTTCGCCGGTCGGGCGACGAGGGGGCGCCGCTGGCGGCCAGCGACGACGATCCCATCGGCCGGGCCTTCGTCGAGGCGGCCCGGGCGCTGGAGCGCCGCCTGGCCGAGGCGGTGCCGTCGGCGCCTCCCTTCATCCCGATGCCTCGTTGA